A genome region from Cucumis sativus cultivar 9930 chromosome 4, Cucumber_9930_V3, whole genome shotgun sequence includes the following:
- the LOC101208113 gene encoding deSI-like protein At4g17486 has translation MLCRRISSNADSGSAPVYLNVYDLTPINGYAYWFGLGVYHSGLQVHGIEFAFGAHEYPSTGIFEGEPKQCEGFKFRKSILIGQTDLSEAEVKSLMEELGKDYRGNAYNLITKNCNHFCNHVCIKLTGNPIPSWVNRLARIGWICNCVLPATLNSTKFGQNRVQKKTNEEKQEKGVEEEEEKKKKELMPKVQTVEISGSNSNSSSSSSSSPITLRRGRSRTRRPRLPTSPLIPTSNC, from the exons ATGTTGTGCAGAAGAATCTCCAGCAATGCTGATTCTGGATCAGCTCCAGTGTACCTCAATGTGTACGATCTCACCCCCATTAATGGCTATGCATATTGGTTCGGCCTCGGTGTTTATCATTCTGGTCTTCAAG TTCATGGAATTGAATTTGCATTTGGAGCTCATGAATATCCAAGTACAGGGATATTTGAAGGAGAACCAAAGCAATGTGAAGGATTCAAGTtcagaaaatcaattttgattggGCAAACAGACTTGAGTGAAGCAGAAGTGAAGTCATTAATGGAAGAACTTGGTAAAGACTACAGAGGAAATGcttataatttaatcacaAAAAATTGCAACCATTTTTGCAACCATGTTTGCATCAAGCTCACTGGAAATCCCATCCCAAGTTGGGTCAATCGCCTTGCTAGAATTG GGTGGATTTGCAACTGTGTGTTACCAGCAACATTGAACTCCACAAAATTTGGTCAAAACAgagttcaaaagaaaacaaatgaagaaaagcaagaaaaaggagtagaagaagaagaagagaagaagaagaaggaattgATGCCAAAAGTTCAAACAGTTGAAATTTCAGGTTCTAATTCtaattcctcttcttcttcttcgtcttctccAATTACTCTCCGCAGAGGCAGAAGCAGAACAAGACGCCCTCGCCTTCCAACTTCACCATTAATTCCCACCTCAAATTGTTGA
- the LOC101208355 gene encoding DCN1-like protein 5 produces MRRSATRKTGQPNSTSVNSSAVDLFRSASSRASSKELERIDSLFYSYANPSSGLIDPEGIENLCSDIEVDHTDVRILMLAWKMKSEKQGYFNLDEWRTGLKSLRADTVSKLKKALPDLEKEVRRPSNFVDFYSYAFRYCLTEEKQKSIDIESICELLDLVLGSQFHSQVNAFVDYLKIQTDYKVINMDQWMGFFRFCNEISYPDLINYDSELAWPLILDNFVEWLQAKQN; encoded by the exons atGCGGCGGTCTGCTACAAGGAAAACCGGTCAACCCAATTCAACTTCCGTTAATTCTTCCGCAGTCGATCTCTTTCGCTCCG CCTCAAGTAGAGCAAGCTCAAAAGAGTTGGAACGGATCGATAGCCTATTTTACTCGTATGCCAATCCCTCTTCTGGTTTGATCGA TCCAGAAGGAATTGAAAATCTTTGTTCAGACATTGAAGTGGACCACACTGATGTAAGGATCTTGATGCTTGCTTG GAAAATGAAATCTGAAAAACAAGGATACTTTAACCTG GATGAATGGCGAACAGGTCTCAAATCCCTGAGGGCTGACACTGTTAGTAAATTAAAGAAGGCACTACCAGATCTCGAGAAAGAG GTAAGGAGGCCATCAAACTTTGTGGACTTCTATTCTTATGCATTCCGGTATTGTTTAAcag aggAGAAGCAAAAGAGTATTGACATAGAAAGTATATGCGAGTTACTGGATCTTGTTTTGGGGTCTCAGTTTCATTCCCAAGTCAATGCATTTGTTGATTACTTGAAG ATTCAAACTGACTATAAAGTTATTAACATGGATCAATGGATGGGCTTCTTTCGTTTCTGCAATGAG ATAAGTTATCCAGACTTGATCAATTACGATTCGGAACTCGCTTGGCCGTTGATCCTCGACAATTTTGTTGAATGGTTACAAGCAAAGCAGAATTAG
- the LOC101206096 gene encoding uncharacterized protein LOC101206096, which translates to MPTSSPRPDRTKIANLWRFTRFIDYRCFAPPTLDFDPDSDALSRRPYRLLPRQDHIDLFVLKLDGSVFGIRVSRNSTVADLKRAIEKVFDSPGGSEHYKITWSLIWGHFCLCYEGEKLIDDKTCIKGYGIKDGDQLQFIRHMSINCLSMKKDRKNQTVPCKAMLFLSPESKAVEENQADGQDDFKDYQVHRDDSNREEVASVARAGFQLANLFKGRVLYSRIWGFCKSASEGRNRASSAFRIA; encoded by the exons ATGCCAACCAGTTCTCCTCGCCCCGACCGGACCAAGATCGCTAACTTATGGCGTTTCACCCGCTTCATTGATTACCGGTGTTTTGCTCCGCCGACGCTCGACTTTGATCCTGACTCCGACGCTCTCAGTCGGAGGCCTTATCGCTTGCTTCCTCGTCAGGATCATATCGATCTTTTCGTCCTGAAGCTCGACGGTTCTGTTTTTG GCATTCGAGTATCGCGGAACAGTACAGTAGCAGATCTTAAACGAGCAATAGAGAAGGTTTTTGATTCCCCCGGGGGGAGTGAACACTACAAGATTACATG GTCACTTATCTGGGGACATTTCTGCTTATGTTATGAAGGCGAAAAGCTTATTGATGACAAGACATGCATTAAAGGTTATGGGATTAAGGATGGTGATCAG CTTCAGTTTATTAGGCACATGTCTATCAACTGTTTGTCGATGAAGAAAGACAGGAAGAACCAAACTGTTCCTTGCAAAGCAATGCTGTT TTTATCGCCAGAATCAAAAGCTGTTGAAGAGAATCAAGCAGATGGTCAAGACGATTTCAAGGATTATCAAGTTCACAGGGACGATTCGAACCGAGAGGAGGTTGCTTCTGTGGCGAGAGCTGGATTTCAGCTGGCAAATTTGTTCAAAGGACGGGTATTGTATTCCAGGATATGGGGTTTCTGTAAGAGTGCATCAGAAGGCAGGAATAGGGCTTCCTCTGCTTTTCGCATTGCTTGA
- the LOC101208593 gene encoding uncharacterized protein LOC101208593, with product MSAVVCGSKRSFFEELPPSPPIAKRLRCSTSTSPIRFAAPSHIDHLQHLFPQMDRQLLVRALEECGNDLDAAIRSLSDLCLGSAVENPVASAEPETNLDQGSIANNGEVAASENSSSSVSLDGRKWIDLFVVEMTNATTVADAKTRAARALEALENSITARASVDAAQNFHKENMQLKEQIELLVRENTILKRAVAIQHERQKEFEDKNLELQHLKQLVAQYQEQLRTLEINNYALTMHLKQAQQSSSIPGRFHPDVF from the exons ATGTCTGCTGTGGTGTGCGGTTCCAAGAGATCCTTCTTTGAAGAACTCCCACCTTCGCCTCCCATTGCCAAGCGCCTCCGTTGCTCCACTTCTACTTCTCCTATTAGATTCGCTGCTCCCTCTCATATTGATCACTTACAGCATTTGTTTCCTCAGATGGATCGTcag CTTCTTGTGAGAGCCCTTGAAGAATGTGGCAATGACTTGGATGCTGCTATCAGAAGTCTGAGTGACCTGTGTTTGGGGTCTGCTGTTGAAAATCCTGTTGCTTCTGCGGAACCAGAGACAAATTTGGATCAAG GTTCAATCGCTAACAATGGAGAGGTTGCTGCTTCCGAGAATTCTTCAAGCAGTGTTTCTCTTGATGGTAGAAAATGGATTGACTTGTTTGTTGTCGAAATGACGAACGCTACCACAGTAGCTGATGCTAAGACTCGTGCAGCAAGGGCATTAGAGGCTTTAGAGAACTCAATTACTGCACGTGCTAGTGTTGATGCTGCACAAAATTTTCACAag GAAAATATGCAACTAAAGGAACAGATTGAATTACTTGTACGAGAAAATACAATTCTGAAGCGAGCAGTTGCAATACAGCATGAACGCCAGAAAGAATTTGAGGATAAAAATCTAGAGTTGCAGCACCTTAAACAGTTGGTAGCTCAATATCAAGAGCAGCTCAGAACCTTAGAG ATAAACAATTATGCATTGACAATGCATTTGAAACAAGCTCAACAAAGCAGCTCGATTCCAGGCCGCTTCCATCCCGATGTCTTCTAG